The following proteins are encoded in a genomic region of Mycolicibacterium rutilum:
- the tuf gene encoding elongation factor Tu: MAKAKFERTKPHVNIGTIGHVDHGKTTLTAAITKVLHDKYPELNESRAFDQIDNAPEERQRGITINISHVEYQTEKRHYAHVDAPGHADYIKNMITGAAQMDGAILVVAATDGPMPQTREHVLLARQVGVPYILVALNKSDAVDDEELIELVEMEVRELLAAQEFDEEAPVIRVSALKALEGDEKWVKSIEELMDAVDESIPDPVRETDKPFLMPVEDVFTITGRGTVVTGRVERGIINVNEEVEIVGIRPDTTKTTVTGVEMFRKLLDQGQAGDNVGLLLRGIKREDVERGQVVVKPGTTTPHTEFDGQVYILSKDEGGRHTPFFNNYRPQFYFRTTDVTGVVTLPEGTEMVMPGDNTDISVKLIQPVAMDEGLRFAIREGGRTVGAGRVTKIHK, from the coding sequence GTGGCGAAGGCGAAGTTCGAGCGGACGAAGCCGCACGTCAACATCGGGACCATTGGTCACGTTGACCACGGCAAGACCACGCTGACCGCAGCAATCACCAAGGTGCTGCACGACAAGTACCCGGAGTTGAACGAGTCGCGCGCATTCGACCAGATCGACAATGCGCCTGAGGAGCGTCAGCGCGGCATCACGATCAACATCTCCCACGTGGAGTACCAGACCGAGAAGCGTCACTACGCGCACGTCGACGCCCCCGGTCACGCCGACTACATCAAGAACATGATCACCGGTGCCGCCCAGATGGACGGCGCGATCCTGGTGGTCGCCGCGACCGACGGCCCGATGCCGCAGACGCGTGAGCACGTGCTGCTCGCCCGTCAGGTGGGCGTGCCCTACATCCTCGTGGCGCTGAACAAGTCGGACGCGGTCGACGACGAGGAGCTCATCGAGCTCGTCGAGATGGAGGTCCGCGAACTGCTGGCCGCCCAGGAGTTCGACGAGGAGGCCCCGGTCATCCGCGTGTCGGCGCTCAAGGCGCTCGAGGGTGACGAGAAGTGGGTCAAGAGCATCGAAGAGCTGATGGACGCGGTCGACGAGTCGATCCCGGACCCGGTTCGCGAGACCGACAAGCCGTTCCTGATGCCCGTCGAGGACGTCTTCACGATCACCGGCCGCGGCACCGTGGTCACCGGTCGTGTGGAGCGCGGCATCATCAACGTGAACGAGGAAGTCGAGATCGTCGGCATCCGCCCCGACACCACCAAGACCACGGTCACCGGTGTCGAGATGTTCCGCAAGCTGCTCGACCAGGGCCAGGCCGGTGACAACGTCGGTCTGCTGCTGCGCGGCATCAAGCGTGAGGACGTCGAGCGCGGCCAGGTCGTCGTGAAGCCCGGCACCACCACCCCGCACACCGAGTTCGACGGCCAGGTCTACATCCTGTCCAAGGACGAGGGTGGCCGCCACACGCCGTTCTTCAACAACTACCGTCCGCAGTTCTACTTCCGGACCACGGACGTGACCGGCGTGGTGACCCTGCCTGAGGGCACCGAGATGGTGATGCCCGGTGACAACACCGACATCTCCGTCAAGCTGATCCAGCCCGTCGCCATGGACGAGGGCCTGCGGTTCGCCATCCGCGAGGGTGGCCGCACCGTCGGCGCCGGCCGGGTGACCAAGATCCACAAGTGA
- the fusA gene encoding elongation factor G → MAQKDVLTDLNKVRNIGIMAHIDAGKTTTTERILYYTGVNYKIGETHDGASTTDWMEQEQERGITITSAAVTCFWNDNQINIIDTPGHVDFTVEVERSLRVLDGAVAVFDGKEGVEPQSEQVWRQADKYDVPRICFVNKMDKLGADFYFTVRTIEERLGAKPLVIQLPIGAENDFIGIIDLVEMRAKVWRGETALGEKYEIEDIPAELAEQADEYRTKLLETVAESDEELLEKYFGGEELTVAEIKGAIRKLTVNSELYPVLCGSAFKNKGVQPMLDAVIDYLPSPLDVESVQGHVPGKEDEAISRKPSTDEPFSALAFKIAVHPFFGKLTYVRVYSGTVESGSQVINSTKGKKERLGKLFQMHANKENPVERASAGHIYAVIGLKDTTTGDTLSDANEQIVLESMTFPDPVIEVAIEPKTKSDQEKLGTAIQKLAEEDPTFKVHLDQETGQTVIGGMGELHLDILVDRMKREFKVEANVGKPQVAYRETIKRKVEKVEFTHKKQTGGSGQFAKVLIDLEPFTGEDGATYEFENKVTGGRIPREYIPSVDAGAQDAMQYGVLAGYPLVNLKVTLLDGAYHEVDSSEMAFKVAGSQVLKKAAQAAQPVILEPIMAVEVTTPEDYMGEVIGDLNSRRGQIQAMEERAGARVVKAQVPLSEMFGYVGDLRSKTQGRANYSMVFDSYAEVPATVSKEIIAKATGQ, encoded by the coding sequence GTGGCACAGAAGGACGTGCTTACCGACCTGAACAAGGTCCGCAACATCGGCATCATGGCGCACATCGATGCCGGTAAGACCACGACGACCGAGCGCATCCTGTACTACACGGGCGTCAACTACAAGATCGGCGAGACGCACGACGGCGCCTCGACCACCGACTGGATGGAGCAGGAGCAGGAGCGGGGGATCACCATCACCTCCGCGGCCGTCACGTGCTTCTGGAACGACAACCAGATCAACATCATCGACACCCCGGGCCACGTCGACTTCACCGTCGAGGTGGAGCGTTCGCTGCGCGTGCTCGACGGTGCCGTCGCCGTCTTCGACGGCAAGGAAGGTGTCGAGCCGCAGTCCGAGCAGGTGTGGCGTCAGGCCGACAAGTACGACGTGCCGCGTATCTGCTTCGTCAACAAGATGGACAAGCTCGGCGCGGACTTCTACTTCACCGTGCGCACCATCGAGGAGCGCCTCGGTGCGAAGCCGCTGGTGATCCAGCTGCCGATCGGCGCGGAGAACGACTTCATCGGCATCATCGACCTGGTCGAGATGCGCGCGAAGGTGTGGCGCGGCGAGACCGCCCTCGGTGAGAAGTACGAGATCGAGGACATCCCCGCGGAGCTGGCCGAGCAGGCCGACGAGTACCGCACCAAGCTGCTCGAGACCGTCGCCGAGTCCGACGAGGAGCTGCTGGAGAAGTACTTCGGTGGTGAAGAGCTGACGGTCGCCGAGATCAAGGGCGCCATCCGCAAGCTCACCGTCAACTCCGAGCTGTACCCGGTGCTGTGCGGCAGCGCGTTCAAGAACAAGGGCGTGCAGCCCATGCTCGACGCGGTCATCGACTACCTGCCCTCGCCGCTGGACGTCGAGTCCGTCCAGGGCCACGTGCCGGGCAAAGAGGACGAGGCCATCAGCCGGAAGCCGTCGACCGACGAGCCGTTCTCGGCGCTGGCGTTCAAGATCGCGGTGCACCCGTTCTTCGGCAAGCTGACCTACGTGCGCGTCTACTCCGGCACGGTGGAGTCCGGCTCGCAGGTCATCAACTCGACCAAGGGCAAGAAGGAGCGGCTGGGCAAGCTGTTCCAGATGCACGCCAACAAGGAGAACCCGGTTGAGCGGGCCTCCGCGGGGCACATCTACGCGGTGATCGGTCTCAAGGACACCACCACCGGCGACACGCTGTCCGACGCCAACGAGCAGATCGTGCTCGAGTCGATGACGTTCCCGGACCCGGTGATCGAGGTGGCCATCGAGCCCAAGACCAAGAGCGACCAGGAGAAGCTCGGCACGGCGATCCAGAAGCTGGCCGAAGAGGATCCGACGTTCAAGGTCCACCTGGACCAGGAGACCGGTCAGACCGTCATCGGCGGTATGGGCGAGCTGCACCTCGACATCCTCGTCGACCGGATGAAGCGCGAGTTCAAGGTCGAGGCCAACGTCGGTAAGCCGCAGGTGGCCTACCGCGAGACGATCAAGCGCAAGGTTGAGAAGGTCGAGTTCACCCACAAGAAGCAGACGGGTGGCTCGGGCCAGTTCGCGAAGGTGCTCATCGACCTCGAGCCGTTCACCGGCGAGGACGGGGCGACCTACGAGTTCGAGAACAAGGTCACCGGTGGCCGTATCCCGCGCGAGTACATCCCGTCGGTGGATGCCGGTGCGCAGGACGCGATGCAGTACGGCGTGCTCGCCGGCTACCCGCTGGTGAACCTGAAGGTCACTCTGCTCGACGGTGCCTACCACGAGGTGGACTCGTCGGAAATGGCGTTCAAAGTTGCGGGTTCACAGGTGCTGAAGAAGGCCGCGCAGGCGGCCCAGCCGGTGATCCTCGAGCCGATCATGGCGGTCGAAGTGACCACACCCGAGGACTACATGGGTGAAGTGATCGGCGACCTGAACTCCCGCCGTGGTCAGATCCAGGCCATGGAGGAGCGGGCCGGTGCTCGCGTCGTCAAGGCGCAGGTACCGCTGTCGGAGATGTTCGGCTACGTCGGCGACCTTCGGTCGAAGACCCAGGGCCGGGCGAACTACTCCATGGTGTTCGACTCGTACGCCGAGGTTCCGGCGACGGTGTCGAAGGAGATCATCGCGAAGGCGACGGGTCAGTAA
- the rpsG gene encoding 30S ribosomal protein S7, with the protein MPRKGPAPKRPLVNDPVYGSQLVTQLVNKVLLDGKKSLAERIVYGALEQAREKTGTDPVVTLKRALDNVKPALEVRSRRVGGATYQVPVEVRPDRSVTLALRWLVSFSKARREKTMIERLANEILDASNGLGAAVKRREDTHKMAEANRAFAHYRW; encoded by the coding sequence ATGCCGCGCAAGGGACCCGCGCCCAAGCGTCCGTTGGTCAACGATCCGGTCTACGGGTCGCAGCTGGTCACCCAGCTGGTCAACAAGGTTCTGCTGGACGGGAAGAAATCGCTGGCCGAACGCATTGTTTATGGTGCGCTCGAACAGGCTCGTGAGAAGACCGGCACCGATCCGGTGGTCACCCTCAAGCGCGCTCTGGACAACGTCAAGCCGGCCCTCGAGGTGCGCAGCCGCCGCGTCGGCGGTGCGACCTACCAGGTTCCCGTCGAGGTCCGTCCGGATCGTTCGGTCACCCTGGCGCTGCGCTGGCTGGTCAGCTTCTCCAAGGCCCGCCGCGAAAAGACCATGATCGAGCGCCTGGCGAACGAGATCCTCGACGCCAGCAACGGCCTGGGTGCCGCCGTCAAGCGGCGTGAGGACACCCACAAGATGGCCGAGGCAAACCGCGCCTTCGCGCACTACCGCTGGTGA
- the rpsL gene encoding 30S ribosomal protein S12 has product MPTIQQLVRKGRRDKIAKVKTAALKGSPQRRGVCTRVYTTTPKKPNSALRKVARVKLTSAVEVTAYIPGEGHNLQEHSMVLVRGGRVKDLPGVRYKIIRGSLDTQGVKNRKQARSRYGAKKEKS; this is encoded by the coding sequence ATGCCAACCATCCAGCAGCTGGTCCGCAAGGGTCGCCGCGACAAGATCGCCAAGGTGAAGACTGCGGCCCTCAAGGGCAGCCCGCAGCGTCGCGGGGTGTGCACACGCGTGTACACCACCACCCCGAAGAAGCCGAACTCGGCGCTTCGCAAGGTCGCCCGCGTGAAGCTGACCAGTGCGGTCGAGGTCACCGCCTACATCCCGGGCGAGGGTCACAACCTGCAGGAGCACTCGATGGTGCTCGTGCGTGGCGGCCGTGTGAAGGACCTGCCGGGTGTGCGCTACAAGATCATCCGCGGCTCGCTGGACACCCAGGGTGTCAAGAACCGCAAGCAGGCCCGGAGCCGCTACGGCGCGAAGAAGGAGAAGAGCTGA
- a CDS encoding TetR/AcrR family transcriptional regulator translates to MAQPSSSPARRSPRLSRESIVNAALTFLDREGWDALTINALANQLGTKGPSLYNHVDSLDDLRRTVRMRVVGDIIGMLTNVAEGRTRDDAVTAMASAYRSYAHHHPGRYSAFTRMPLGGDDPDFTEATRAAAEPVIAVLASYGLEGENAFYAALEFWSAMHGFVLLEMTGAMQGIDSDAVYSDMVVRLASGMERR, encoded by the coding sequence ATGGCTCAGCCGTCGAGTTCCCCGGCCCGCCGGTCGCCGCGGCTGAGCCGCGAGTCGATCGTCAACGCGGCGCTGACCTTCCTGGACCGCGAAGGCTGGGACGCGCTGACCATCAACGCGCTGGCCAACCAGCTCGGCACCAAGGGCCCGTCGCTGTACAACCACGTCGACAGCCTTGATGACCTGCGCCGAACCGTGCGGATGCGGGTCGTCGGCGACATCATCGGCATGCTCACCAACGTGGCCGAAGGCCGCACCCGCGACGACGCGGTGACCGCGATGGCCAGTGCCTACCGCAGCTACGCCCACCACCATCCGGGCCGCTACTCGGCGTTCACCCGGATGCCGCTGGGCGGCGACGACCCGGACTTCACTGAGGCGACGAGGGCAGCCGCCGAACCCGTCATCGCGGTGCTGGCGTCCTACGGACTCGAGGGTGAGAACGCGTTCTATGCGGCGCTGGAGTTCTGGTCGGCGATGCACGGTTTCGTGCTGCTGGAGATGACCGGCGCGATGCAGGGCATCGACAGCGACGCCGTGTACAGCGATATGGTGGTGCGACTGGCGTCCGGCATGGAACGCCGGTAG
- a CDS encoding DUF3558 domain-containing protein, whose amino-acid sequence MAAPRLLRICAVAACAAVLAGCGSDADEPARPASPSAAGFNSVDCNGITDADIAAAVGRAEFTKAVVSDAGCFWQEETLFGTVGAGMGISTWWYRGSDMDTERKLEQQAGRTLTELSLDGNKGFKAFDGNACSFYVAKGDDVITWSIQTMNPAALPDLCSITEQLAELSQERVN is encoded by the coding sequence ATGGCAGCCCCTCGATTACTGCGGATCTGCGCCGTCGCGGCCTGCGCAGCGGTGCTCGCCGGCTGCGGCTCGGACGCCGACGAACCGGCCCGCCCGGCGTCGCCGTCGGCCGCAGGCTTCAACAGCGTGGACTGCAACGGCATCACCGACGCCGACATCGCCGCCGCCGTCGGCAGGGCGGAGTTCACCAAGGCGGTGGTCAGCGACGCCGGCTGCTTCTGGCAGGAGGAGACCCTGTTCGGGACGGTCGGCGCGGGCATGGGCATCTCGACGTGGTGGTACCGCGGCAGCGACATGGACACCGAACGCAAGCTCGAACAGCAGGCCGGTCGCACGCTGACCGAACTGTCGCTCGACGGCAACAAGGGGTTCAAGGCGTTCGACGGCAACGCGTGCAGCTTCTATGTGGCCAAGGGCGACGACGTCATTACCTGGTCGATCCAGACCATGAACCCCGCCGCGCTGCCCGATCTGTGTTCGATCACCGAACAACTCGCCGAGCTCAGCCAGGAGCGCGTCAACTGA
- a CDS encoding DUF3558 domain-containing protein has protein sequence MRWQVSPISVAAVVAMLTVAGCAQTVDGTAQRALSNAPDPDRNYGYVDDRCGLLSDDTVREILAADDISRPYSGAVCQYVLFRGDAAIDVTFSWFGTGDLDRERNLAVERGAEVTDLVVERHLAFTARRDVTGTACSVTAAAGSGVLSWWVQLRDAATGNPCVDAEKLLSATLKSDM, from the coding sequence ATGCGTTGGCAGGTCAGCCCGATTTCTGTCGCGGCGGTCGTAGCGATGTTGACGGTGGCAGGGTGTGCTCAGACCGTCGACGGAACCGCGCAACGCGCGCTGTCGAACGCGCCCGATCCCGACCGCAACTACGGATACGTCGACGACCGCTGCGGGCTGCTGTCCGACGACACCGTCCGCGAGATTCTCGCCGCCGACGACATCAGCCGCCCCTACAGCGGCGCCGTCTGCCAGTACGTGCTGTTCCGCGGCGACGCGGCCATCGACGTCACGTTCTCCTGGTTCGGCACCGGCGACCTCGACCGCGAGCGGAACCTGGCCGTCGAGCGCGGCGCCGAGGTCACCGACCTCGTCGTCGAACGCCATCTCGCGTTCACCGCGCGCCGCGACGTCACCGGCACCGCCTGCTCGGTCACCGCCGCCGCCGGCAGCGGGGTGCTCAGCTGGTGGGTGCAGCTGCGCGACGCGGCCACCGGCAACCCGTGCGTCGACGCCGAGAAACTGCTGTCGGCCACCCTGAAGTCGGACATGTGA
- a CDS encoding DUF3060 domain-containing protein produces MTWTVVARSLAASSIALPLIAAAPLAHAQPVICNPILRQCADNSVVGSERGTDTHITGIGVTEVIDCRNSTLLVNGANNRITALGTCWAVTMQGSGNVVIADNVINDVTVYGWDQTVLYKNGAPAVVDRGRELGMTNRIDRVPA; encoded by the coding sequence ATGACGTGGACTGTGGTGGCCCGGTCACTTGCGGCTTCGAGCATCGCGCTTCCGCTGATCGCGGCCGCGCCCCTCGCGCACGCGCAACCGGTGATCTGCAACCCGATCCTGCGTCAGTGCGCCGACAACAGCGTCGTCGGCAGCGAGCGCGGGACCGACACCCACATCACCGGCATCGGCGTCACCGAGGTCATCGACTGCAGGAACTCGACGCTTCTGGTCAACGGTGCCAACAACCGGATCACCGCGCTGGGCACCTGCTGGGCGGTGACGATGCAGGGCAGCGGCAACGTGGTCATCGCCGACAACGTCATCAACGACGTGACGGTCTACGGCTGGGACCAGACGGTGCTCTACAAGAACGGCGCCCCGGCCGTCGTCGACCGCGGCCGCGAACTGGGCATGACCAACCGGATCGATCGGGTGCCGGCATGA
- a CDS encoding DUF3060 domain-containing protein: MSARLAIAGAAAAAVMLAGCGSESSDTNTPTATAGSSGAQVEVGNTINYGSFGTTAEIDCADGKSLNIGGSNNTLTVKGTCANVNIGGADNKVTFDRIDKEISVVGLNNTVTYQDGDPSVNDTGNNNKITKG, from the coding sequence ATGAGCGCGCGGCTCGCGATCGCCGGAGCCGCCGCGGCCGCGGTGATGCTGGCCGGCTGCGGCTCGGAGAGCAGCGACACGAACACCCCGACCGCCACTGCGGGTTCGTCGGGTGCGCAGGTCGAGGTCGGCAACACGATCAACTACGGGTCGTTCGGCACCACCGCCGAGATCGATTGCGCGGACGGCAAATCACTCAACATCGGCGGGTCCAACAACACGCTGACGGTCAAGGGCACCTGCGCGAACGTGAACATCGGCGGCGCGGACAACAAGGTCACGTTCGACAGGATCGACAAGGAGATCAGCGTCGTCGGCCTGAACAACACCGTGACCTACCAGGACGGCGACCCGAGCGTCAACGACACGGGCAACAACAACAAGATCACCAAGGGCTGA
- a CDS encoding class I SAM-dependent methyltransferase, which yields MTAPPPGCSDEAMDVERDILTHYAITDEGDRLFTRARLEGERTRELLRRFLPPPPAKVLDIGGAEGAYALPLARNGYRVHLIDPVARHVEAARANSEAQADAPLAGVALGDARELAGIPDAGADAVLLFGPLYHLVDAADRARALAEARRVLRPGGRLMAAAISRFASTMDGLALGYLLDARFAAMVDHTLDTGVHRNPDAAERPEWFTLAYFHRPEELAAEVAAAGFLDTRVLPVEGPVAAPDAEIDAALADPRQRATVLRAIERIEDEPALLGASPHLMAVAAAP from the coding sequence GTGACAGCGCCGCCTCCGGGATGCTCCGATGAGGCGATGGATGTGGAGCGCGACATTCTCACCCACTACGCGATCACCGACGAGGGCGACCGACTCTTTACCCGGGCCCGCCTCGAGGGTGAACGCACCCGCGAACTGCTCCGCCGTTTCCTGCCGCCGCCACCGGCGAAGGTACTCGATATCGGCGGAGCCGAGGGCGCGTACGCACTGCCGTTGGCGCGCAACGGATATCGCGTCCACCTGATCGACCCGGTGGCCCGCCACGTCGAGGCCGCGCGGGCCAATTCCGAGGCGCAAGCCGATGCACCGCTGGCCGGCGTCGCACTCGGCGACGCCCGCGAGCTGGCCGGCATTCCCGACGCCGGCGCAGACGCGGTGTTGCTGTTCGGCCCGCTGTACCACCTGGTCGACGCCGCCGACCGAGCGCGCGCACTGGCCGAGGCCCGACGGGTGCTGCGCCCCGGCGGACGGTTGATGGCCGCCGCCATCTCCAGATTCGCCTCGACCATGGACGGTCTGGCGCTCGGCTATCTGCTCGACGCGCGGTTCGCGGCCATGGTCGACCACACTCTCGACACGGGTGTGCACCGCAACCCCGACGCGGCCGAACGGCCGGAGTGGTTCACGCTGGCCTACTTTCACCGCCCCGAGGAGCTGGCCGCCGAAGTGGCCGCGGCGGGTTTCCTCGACACGCGTGTCCTGCCGGTCGAAGGCCCGGTGGCCGCACCCGATGCGGAGATCGACGCCGCGCTGGCGGACCCGAGGCAGCGCGCGACGGTCCTGCGCGCCATCGAGCGGATCGAGGACGAGCCGGCGCTGCTCGGGGCCAGCCCTCACCTGATGGCTGTGGCCGCGGCCCCGTAG
- a CDS encoding crotonase/enoyl-CoA hydratase family protein gives MTAGGVRVEKNGPVTTVIMDRPQARNAVNGPAAAELFAAFDEFDKDDSAAVAVLWGDNETFCAGADLKAFGTPDANPVHRTGPGPMGPSRMALSKPVIAAVSGYAVAGGLELALWCDMRVVEEDAIMGVFCRRWGVPLIDGGTVRLPRLIGHSRAMDLILTGRAVDAAEALSIGLANRVVPKGEARQRAEELAAELAKLPQQCMRADRLSALNQWGRSEAEAMDFEFGSMSRVAAESLEGAARFAAGAGRHGANA, from the coding sequence ATGACGGCTGGTGGAGTGCGGGTCGAGAAGAACGGTCCGGTGACCACGGTGATCATGGACCGGCCGCAGGCGCGCAATGCGGTCAACGGACCCGCGGCTGCCGAACTGTTCGCCGCGTTCGACGAGTTCGACAAGGACGACTCCGCGGCCGTCGCCGTCCTCTGGGGCGACAACGAAACCTTCTGCGCCGGAGCCGATCTGAAGGCGTTCGGCACACCGGACGCCAACCCCGTGCACCGCACCGGACCCGGGCCGATGGGGCCGAGCCGGATGGCGCTGTCCAAGCCGGTGATCGCCGCGGTCAGCGGATACGCCGTCGCCGGTGGACTGGAGTTGGCGCTGTGGTGCGACATGCGGGTGGTCGAGGAGGACGCGATCATGGGTGTGTTCTGCCGCCGGTGGGGGGTGCCGCTGATCGACGGCGGCACCGTGCGGCTGCCGCGGCTCATCGGGCACAGCCGTGCGATGGACCTGATCCTGACCGGCCGCGCGGTCGATGCGGCCGAGGCGTTGTCGATCGGCCTGGCGAACCGCGTGGTGCCGAAGGGGGAGGCGCGTCAGCGCGCGGAAGAACTCGCCGCCGAACTGGCCAAGCTGCCGCAGCAGTGCATGCGCGCCGACCGGTTGTCGGCGCTGAACCAGTGGGGCCGGTCGGAGGCCGAGGCGATGGATTTCGAGTTCGGCAGCATGTCGCGCGTGGCCGCCGAATCACTGGAGGGCGCAGCGCGATTCGCCGCCGGAGCGGGGCGACACGGCGCCAACGCCTGA
- a CDS encoding PaaX family transcriptional regulator C-terminal domain-containing protein has protein sequence MTARSVVLSVLLGAHPAWATASELIRLTADFDIREPTVRVALTRMVSAGDLVRSEDGYRLSDRLLARQRRQDDAIDPRLRAWNGEWTMLAITSVGVDARARAALRNTLQEHRFAELREGVWLRPDNLDSTLPADVLRRGRLMRVRDDEPVSLAAQLWDLDGWARAGHKMLTEMSAAADVPARFGVAAAIVRHLLTDPVLPPELLPDDWPGAALRRAYNDFAAELSTRRDGVQLMEAT, from the coding sequence ATGACAGCCCGCTCCGTGGTGCTGAGCGTGTTGCTCGGCGCCCACCCGGCGTGGGCGACCGCGAGCGAACTGATCAGGCTCACCGCGGATTTCGACATCCGTGAGCCGACGGTGCGGGTTGCGCTGACGCGGATGGTCAGCGCGGGGGACCTGGTGCGCTCCGAGGACGGCTACCGGCTGTCGGACCGGCTGCTGGCGCGTCAACGCCGGCAGGACGACGCGATCGATCCGCGGCTGCGCGCATGGAACGGCGAGTGGACGATGCTGGCGATCACCAGCGTCGGCGTCGACGCACGGGCCCGCGCCGCGCTGCGGAACACGTTGCAAGAGCATCGGTTCGCCGAGCTTCGCGAGGGCGTGTGGCTGCGGCCGGACAACCTCGACTCCACCCTGCCCGCCGATGTGCTGCGGCGCGGACGGCTGATGCGGGTGCGCGACGACGAGCCGGTGTCGCTCGCGGCACAGCTCTGGGACTTGGACGGCTGGGCGCGCGCGGGCCACAAGATGCTGACCGAAATGTCGGCGGCCGCCGACGTACCCGCGCGGTTCGGTGTCGCCGCGGCGATCGTGCGGCACCTGCTGACCGATCCGGTGCTGCCGCCCGAACTGCTGCCCGACGACTGGCCCGGTGCCGCACTGCGTCGGGCCTACAACGACTTCGCCGCCGAACTGTCCACGCGGCGCGATGGTGTTCAACTGATGGAGGCGACATGA
- a CDS encoding crotonase/enoyl-CoA hydratase family protein, translating to MTHAIRPVDFDDLKTMTYEVTDRVARITFNRPEKGNAIVADTPLELSALVERADLDPNVHVILVSGRGEGFCAGFDLSAYAEGSSSAGGGSPYRDTVLSGKTQAVNHLPDQPWDPMIDYQMMSRFVRGFSSLMHCDKPTVVKIHGYCVAGGTDIALHADQVIAAADAKIGYPPTRVWGVPAAGMWAHRLGDQRAKRLLLTGDSITGAQAAEWGLAVEAPSPEDLDERTERLVARIAAVPINQLIMVKLAMNSALYNQGTANSAMVSTVFDGIARHTPEGHAFVAQSREHGFREAVRQRDEPFGDHGRKASGV from the coding sequence ATGACTCACGCGATCAGGCCCGTCGACTTCGACGACCTCAAGACCATGACCTACGAGGTCACCGACCGGGTCGCGCGCATCACGTTCAACCGGCCGGAGAAGGGCAACGCGATCGTCGCGGACACGCCGCTGGAGTTGTCGGCGCTGGTGGAACGGGCCGACCTGGATCCGAATGTGCACGTGATCCTGGTTTCCGGTCGGGGAGAGGGCTTTTGCGCGGGATTTGACCTGTCGGCGTACGCGGAGGGCTCCTCGTCGGCCGGCGGCGGCAGCCCGTACCGCGACACCGTGCTCTCGGGTAAGACGCAGGCCGTCAACCATCTGCCCGATCAGCCGTGGGACCCGATGATCGACTATCAGATGATGAGCCGGTTCGTGCGCGGCTTCTCCAGCCTGATGCACTGCGACAAGCCGACGGTCGTCAAGATCCACGGCTACTGCGTGGCCGGCGGCACCGACATCGCGCTGCATGCCGACCAGGTGATCGCGGCGGCCGACGCGAAGATCGGCTACCCGCCGACCCGGGTATGGGGTGTGCCCGCGGCCGGGATGTGGGCGCACCGGCTCGGTGATCAGCGCGCGAAACGTCTTCTGCTGACCGGTGATTCGATCACCGGCGCGCAGGCGGCCGAGTGGGGGCTGGCGGTCGAGGCGCCGTCGCCCGAGGACCTCGACGAGCGCACCGAACGGCTGGTCGCCCGGATCGCCGCAGTGCCGATCAACCAGCTGATCATGGTCAAGCTGGCGATGAACTCGGCGCTCTACAACCAGGGCACCGCGAACAGCGCGATGGTCTCGACGGTGTTCGACGGGATCGCCCGCCACACGCCCGAGGGCCATGCGTTCGTCGCACAGTCGCGCGAGCACGGGTTCCGCGAAGCGGTCCGCCAGCGCGACGAGCCGTTCGGCGACCACGGCCGCAAGGCCTCCGGGGTCTGA